From the Marinomonas sp. THO17 genome, one window contains:
- a CDS encoding GGDEF domain-containing protein has translation MSIKALFGSTDLYKQFVELAPVLFFAVDRNLKCTYINNRFATIHGVSQEEAVGLHLAELIGETSFKANLNFYKKALSGKTVKYKGLTRKSDGKQYYYSATYEPFILDGELVGFTGTVQDRSSEYRLAELSDTDSLTGLRNRRKFDRDLRATLRKKGQSALVMMDLDHFKAINDNFGHDVGDEVLVKVSRFYKKYMRHKDVVYRIGGEEFAIILHNNDIEDNELAEYCNQLCRRLANTSILQDHPITLSIGATKVLAEDNASSLMRRADKAMYQAKYSGRNQVSII, from the coding sequence ATGAGCATCAAAGCGCTTTTTGGAAGTACTGATTTGTATAAACAGTTTGTAGAACTCGCACCTGTTTTGTTTTTTGCTGTTGATAGGAATTTAAAGTGTACTTATATCAATAATAGATTTGCCACAATACATGGTGTTTCCCAAGAAGAGGCCGTTGGCTTACATTTAGCTGAATTGATTGGCGAAACCTCCTTCAAGGCAAACCTAAATTTTTATAAAAAGGCCTTGTCTGGAAAGACAGTAAAATATAAGGGTTTAACAAGAAAAAGTGACGGTAAACAATATTATTACAGCGCCACCTATGAGCCCTTTATCCTTGACGGTGAATTAGTAGGTTTTACCGGAACGGTACAGGATAGAAGTTCAGAATACAGACTGGCTGAATTATCCGATACGGATTCACTGACGGGCTTAAGAAACAGACGAAAATTTGATAGAGATTTAAGAGCAACCTTGAGGAAAAAGGGACAGAGTGCCTTAGTGATGATGGATTTGGATCATTTTAAAGCCATTAATGACAACTTTGGCCACGACGTTGGAGACGAGGTATTGGTCAAGGTGAGCCGTTTTTACAAAAAATACATGCGCCATAAAGATGTGGTATATCGCATTGGTGGTGAAGAGTTCGCTATTATCTTACATAACAATGACATAGAGGATAATGAGCTGGCAGAATATTGTAATCAGCTGTGTCGTCGGCTGGCGAACACTTCTATCTTGCAAGACCATCCCATTACCTTAAGCATTGGGGCGACCAAGGTATTGGCTGAGGATAATGCCAGTTCACTAATGAGGCGAGCAGATAAGGCGATGTATCAAGCGAAATACAGTGGCCGTAATCAGGTCAGTATTATTTAA
- the epmA gene encoding EF-P lysine aminoacylase EpmA, with protein sequence MYDAALWQPSAELSVLRQRAKLFRKVRDFFAERDVMEVDTQCLSLASISDPHIEVLTAHTRSMGQDLTYYLQTSPEYAMKRLLCVGAGSIYQLGKVFRAEEMGRRHSIEFTMLEWYRIGFDHWQLMDEIEALLQALIAPSVMCESLSYRQAFIDFTGLDPWHASLESLQTCAHQASEYGLQEEDRDTLLELIFASVIEPNIGQQQPCFIHSYPASQAALAKLHQDAEGNQVAARFELYWQGMELANGYHELTDAQEQAARFAQDKAQRHMSGSKERQFDERLVSALAQGMPDCAGVALGIDRLLMLICDKKDIAEVLAFAHERA encoded by the coding sequence ATGTATGATGCCGCATTATGGCAGCCCAGTGCCGAGCTTTCTGTGTTGCGTCAGCGTGCTAAGCTGTTTCGTAAAGTACGTGATTTCTTTGCCGAACGTGATGTGATGGAAGTGGACACTCAGTGTTTGTCTCTGGCGAGTATCTCTGATCCCCACATTGAAGTATTGACCGCTCATACCCGCTCTATGGGGCAGGATTTAACCTATTATTTGCAAACCTCACCTGAGTACGCCATGAAGCGTTTACTGTGCGTTGGCGCTGGCTCGATTTATCAGCTAGGTAAGGTCTTTAGGGCAGAAGAAATGGGGCGTCGTCACAGCATTGAATTCACTATGTTGGAATGGTATCGCATCGGTTTTGATCATTGGCAATTGATGGACGAAATTGAAGCCTTATTGCAAGCATTGATTGCACCAAGTGTGATGTGTGAATCCCTCAGTTACCGTCAAGCTTTCATCGATTTCACGGGGTTGGATCCCTGGCACGCCAGTCTTGAGTCATTGCAAACTTGCGCACATCAAGCAAGCGAATACGGTTTGCAAGAAGAAGACAGAGACACCCTATTGGAGTTGATTTTTGCCAGTGTCATTGAGCCTAATATTGGTCAACAACAGCCTTGCTTTATTCACAGCTATCCAGCTTCTCAAGCGGCGTTGGCAAAGTTGCATCAAGACGCTGAGGGCAATCAGGTGGCAGCTCGATTCGAGCTTTATTGGCAAGGTATGGAACTGGCCAATGGTTATCATGAATTGACCGATGCGCAAGAGCAGGCGGCGCGTTTTGCGCAAGATAAAGCGCAAAGGCATATGTCAGGCTCGAAAGAACGTCAGTTTGATGAGCGTTTGGTGAGTGCATTAGCGCAAGGCATGCCTGATTGTGCTGGCGTGGCGTTAGGTATTGATCGTCTGCTCATGCTAATCTGTGATAAAAAGGACATTGCTGAAGTATTGGCATTTGCTCATGAAAGGGCTTAA
- a CDS encoding LysE family translocator: MQEIHYGLILLAAFVATASPGPATLAIAGTAMSSGRPHGIATAFGVLTGSFLWSFSGAFGMAAVMYANAWLFEILRYFGAAYLLFLAFKSFKSVVWPKPIRLEQTASNSLRSDYLRGLAIHLTNPKVILFFGALYSMGVPSGVEVQGLLTIIFLIGLQSMCLFLGYALLFSHETFRRLYFRMSRVFDSLFTLFFGVAGVKMLLNKITP; this comes from the coding sequence ATGCAGGAGATTCATTACGGTTTGATTTTACTCGCTGCCTTTGTGGCAACGGCAAGTCCTGGGCCGGCTACCTTAGCCATTGCCGGTACGGCTATGAGTTCAGGACGACCTCATGGCATAGCAACCGCGTTTGGCGTGCTGACAGGGTCTTTTCTTTGGTCATTTTCTGGTGCCTTTGGCATGGCTGCTGTGATGTACGCCAATGCATGGTTATTTGAAATCTTGCGTTATTTTGGCGCCGCTTACTTACTCTTTTTGGCTTTTAAATCCTTCAAGTCGGTGGTGTGGCCTAAGCCAATCAGGTTAGAGCAGACGGCTTCAAACTCTTTGCGAAGCGATTATTTACGCGGCTTGGCAATACATTTAACTAACCCTAAGGTTATTTTGTTTTTTGGTGCCTTGTACTCCATGGGGGTGCCAAGCGGCGTGGAGGTCCAGGGGTTGCTGACGATTATTTTTCTGATTGGTTTGCAAAGTATGTGTCTGTTTCTAGGCTACGCTCTGTTGTTTTCCCATGAAACCTTTCGACGCCTCTATTTTCGAATGAGTCGAGTATTTGATAGCCTGTTTACCCTGTTTTTTGGAGTAGCAGGGGTGAAAATGCTACTGAATAAAATCACGCCATAA